A section of the Thermovirga sp. genome encodes:
- a CDS encoding TIGR02757 family protein: MKNPVPGLSPRRIAFLAEQFEVLYQRYNRLEYVEPDPVSAVRGFPDPLDREVAGVVASSLAYGRASQIVKSARRVLDKMRGSPRDFLLESDDGTLGEVCHGFRHRFTDSRDLFDLLFSIRKALREWGSLENLFTSGVHDSPEKSLGGLRALYGALRSFSAGRNNTLLPDLALGSACKRYHLFLKWMVRRDSIDPGGWKCIGPVDLMIPLDTHMHRICADLGLVARKSADQRAVIEATRAFRMICPEDPTKYDFTLTRFGIRGDLEMKNLMDTLLRPRSGYNPR, translated from the coding sequence GTGAAAAACCCTGTGCCCGGGCTTTCGCCCCGGAGGATCGCCTTCCTGGCCGAGCAGTTCGAGGTTTTGTATCAGCGCTACAACAGGCTCGAGTACGTTGAACCAGATCCCGTCTCGGCGGTGAGAGGCTTTCCCGACCCCCTTGATAGGGAGGTTGCGGGGGTCGTCGCGTCAAGTTTGGCCTACGGCAGGGCCTCCCAGATTGTTAAAAGCGCGCGGAGAGTCCTGGATAAAATGCGGGGCAGCCCCCGAGATTTTCTTCTCGAATCGGATGACGGGACGTTAGGGGAGGTTTGCCATGGTTTTCGCCACCGTTTCACCGATTCTCGTGACCTCTTTGACCTCCTTTTCTCAATAAGGAAAGCCCTCAGGGAATGGGGTTCCCTCGAGAACCTTTTCACCTCGGGGGTTCACGATTCCCCCGAGAAGTCCCTGGGAGGGCTTCGCGCGCTCTACGGGGCGCTTCGATCCTTTTCGGCCGGGAGGAATAACACCCTTCTCCCGGACCTTGCCCTTGGAAGCGCTTGCAAGAGGTATCATCTTTTCCTCAAGTGGATGGTCAGGCGGGATTCCATTGACCCCGGTGGTTGGAAATGCATTGGCCCGGTGGACCTCATGATCCCCCTCGATACCCATATGCACAGGATTTGCGCCGACCTGGGACTCGTCGCAAGGAAAAGTGCCGACCAGCGGGCCGTAATCGAAGCGACCCGCGCATTCAGAATGATCTGTCCCGAGGATCCTACCAAGTATGATTTTACCTTGACCCGTTTCGGTATCAGGGGCGACCTGGAAATGAAAAACCTCATGGACACCCTGCTAAGACCCCGGTCGGGGTATAATCCTCGGTGA
- a CDS encoding flavin reductase, with protein sequence MEAAIDKRALHALSYGLYIVSSIKGDKFNGQIANAVLQVTADPIAVAACLHRENLTTECVRDSGVFSVSVLGEDAPMTFIGNFGFKCGRDFNKFESCSFETGQTGVPLVLEHSIAVIEARVVKEMEIFTHVMFFGEVLSSRRLGEGRPLTYAHYREVKKGKSPRNAPTFILNEIP encoded by the coding sequence ATGGAGGCCGCGATCGACAAGAGGGCACTCCACGCCCTTTCCTACGGGCTCTATATTGTCAGTTCGATAAAGGGCGACAAGTTCAATGGCCAGATCGCCAACGCTGTTCTGCAGGTCACTGCGGATCCCATCGCCGTAGCGGCCTGCCTGCACAGGGAAAATCTGACCACCGAATGTGTCAGGGACTCCGGGGTTTTCAGCGTCTCGGTCCTCGGGGAGGATGCTCCCATGACCTTCATTGGCAATTTTGGTTTCAAGTGCGGCCGGGATTTCAACAAGTTTGAAAGTTGCTCTTTCGAAACGGGCCAGACGGGAGTCCCCCTTGTACTCGAGCATTCCATCGCCGTTATCGAGGCCAGGGTCGTAAAGGAGATGGAGATTTTCACCCACGTCATGTTCTTCGGCGAGGTGTTGTCGTCTCGCCGGCTTGGTGAAGGACGGCCTCTCACCTATGCCCACTACCGTGAGGTCAAAAAGGGAAAGTCGCCCAGGAATGCACCGACTTTCATCCTGAACGAGATTCCTTGA
- a CDS encoding manganese efflux pump, whose translation MVEPFVSAFLGLSLAMDALAVSIAIVICTPFHFSAAPVIRVSGIFGLFQALMPLLGWVAVRKVLSMPNGASQWIAFGLLAFVGGKMVLEGLKQREECFYTAADPTKGLPLILLAVGTSLDALVAGVGFAPLGLAPFFTSSVIGILTFGIVAVGMSLANRIGRRAGGKATVMGGLILIAIGIKILFPHGG comes from the coding sequence ATGGTAGAACCGTTTGTTTCTGCCTTTCTCGGCCTCAGCCTTGCCATGGACGCCTTGGCCGTCTCCATAGCCATAGTGATTTGTACCCCTTTCCACTTTTCTGCTGCGCCGGTTATTCGGGTCTCGGGGATCTTCGGACTCTTCCAGGCCCTCATGCCCCTGTTGGGTTGGGTGGCTGTCAGAAAGGTCCTATCCATGCCTAACGGGGCGAGTCAATGGATTGCCTTCGGTCTCCTGGCCTTCGTGGGCGGCAAAATGGTGTTGGAAGGGCTGAAGCAAAGGGAAGAATGTTTTTATACTGCAGCTGACCCCACCAAGGGCCTTCCGCTAATTCTCCTCGCCGTAGGAACAAGTCTGGATGCACTGGTTGCGGGGGTGGGTTTCGCACCTCTAGGCCTTGCTCCCTTCTTTACCTCTTCTGTTATCGGTATTTTGACTTTCGGTATCGTCGCTGTCGGCATGAGTCTTGCCAACCGGATCGGGAGAAGGGCCGGGGGTAAGGCGACGGTAATGGGAGGCTTGATCCTTATCGCCATCGGGATCAAGATCCTTTTTCCCCACGGGGGGTGA
- a CDS encoding desulfoferrodoxin, with amino-acid sequence MAKQLDIFKCELCGNVVELLHVGKGELVCCGQPMMLMEEQTADFTTEKHVPVIEKKDGGLLVKVGSIPHPMIEKHYIEWIQVIIDGKNCKQFLKPGDAPEAFFAEDGESVSAREYCNIHGLWKS; translated from the coding sequence ATGGCGAAGCAACTGGACATCTTCAAGTGTGAACTCTGTGGAAATGTTGTCGAACTACTGCACGTCGGTAAGGGTGAACTGGTTTGCTGTGGACAGCCCATGATGCTGATGGAGGAGCAGACCGCCGACTTTACCACCGAGAAGCACGTTCCCGTCATCGAAAAGAAGGACGGGGGTCTCCTGGTCAAGGTCGGAAGTATTCCCCATCCAATGATCGAAAAGCATTACATAGAATGGATCCAGGTGATCATCGATGGGAAAAACTGCAAGCAATTTCTGAAACCGGGCGACGCCCCAGAGGCTTTCTTCGCCGAGGACGGGGAGAGCGTTTCGGCCAGGGAATACTGCAATATCCACGGACTCTGGAAAAGTTAA